ATACGGGATGTGAGTTGATAACTTCGAGAGTAGCTTTATACATCTTTTGTCTTTCCCTTCTGTTTGTAGCTCGGAACTCTCAAACCCTCTTACCCTTCGACTCTCAAACTCCCTACAGCACCTCTTTCAACCATACATCATTATATTCTTCCGGATGGCGTTTGAACTGTGCATGAACGTAAGGACACAGCGGAACAATTTTCAAATCATTTTCTCTTGCGTAGGAAACCAGCCTTTCCAGTAAAATTTTTGCAAAACCTTTTCCTTCATATTCCGGGTTTACTTCGGTATGGTATACGGTCAGTTTTTGTCCAATCACTGAGATGTCCATTTTACCGGCTTTTTGATCGTCCGAGAAAAGCTGAATTTCTCCTTTTCTTCCTTCTAAAACTATTTCTGTTCTTTCCATTTTCTTTGTTTTTAAATCTTAATTCAAAATTAGCATCTTTATAAGAGTTGACCGATGATCTATGATAAGTTCGGAAGTACGCCTTCTATTTTCTCACGCATTCCTTCATATTGAACGGGAAGTTTCAGGTTGGTTCCCAATTCATTTAAAGGTTCATCCACAGTGAATCCCGGATTATCGGTTGCTATTTCAAACAAAACGCCTCCAGGCTCACGGAAATACAGTGAATAGAAGTAATCTCTGTTGATCTTCGGAGTAATGCTTAGTCCTGCTGATAGAGCTTTCTCACGATATTCCATCAAAACATTGTCATCTTTCACTCTGAAGGCAATATGATGATTGGTTCCTGCGGCATTTCTTCCTGCTGGAATGGTATCATTTTCAATAATATCAACAATATTAGCCGTATCAATGGCATCAGTTGCCAATCTGTATCTTTCTCCCTCTTGTTTCTGTAAATCATATCCTAAAATATCGGTCAGAACTTTGATGGTTGGATCTGCTTTTTTTAAGGTTAAAGTGACATTATGAAAGCCTCTTAATGCATTTTCATCTTTGATATCATCTGTTGTCCATACTTTTCTGTTATCTTCACCGGATGGCTCTATCAACTGTAACTGAAGTCCGTCCGGATCTTTAAAAGAAATCATTTTTTCTCCAAAGATTTCGCCCTCTTCTGTAGCTACATGTAAGCTTTGTAAATGATTTTCCAGAATTCAAGACTTCCTTTGGGTACTGAATATCCAATATGAGTAGCCATACCACTTCCATTATTCCCCTTTCCTATTCCTTCCCATGGAAAGAACGTAAGAATGGTTCCCGGAGTTCCGTTTTCATTCCCGAAATAGAAGTGATACGTTCCCGGATCATCAAAATTTACGGTTTTCTTTACCAGTCTTACTCCTAAAACTTTGGTATAAAAATCCAAATTCCTTTTGGCATTGTCTGCAATAGCAGTAATATGATGCAGACCTAAAATTCTATTGTCCATGTCTTTTAATTTTGATGCTAAATTACAGTGAACGAAAATCCTGTGCATTTAACTAGTTTAATAAATAGAAAAAGGTCCAATGATCTTGTCTCTTTGATCTGATAATAATAATTTGATTTAAAATTCACAGATTTGATGGGAGTTCCGGCAATAAACAAATTAAGGTTTATAAATAATCTACAAAATAAAAATGCATCAGAATAAATTTCTATCTATTTTATTTTTAACAATATAAAAAT
The nucleotide sequence above comes from Chryseobacterium sp. 7. Encoded proteins:
- a CDS encoding VOC family protein; the encoded protein is MDNRILGLHHITAIADNAKRNLDFYTKVLGVRLVKKTVNFDDPGTYHFYFGNENGTPGTILTFFPWEGIGKGNNGSGMATHIGYSVPKGSLEFWKIIYKAYM
- a CDS encoding VOC family protein yields the protein MISFKDPDGLQLQLIEPSGEDNRKVWTTDDIKDENALRGFHNVTLTLKKADPTIKVLTDILGYDLQKQEGERYRLATDAIDTANIVDIIENDTIPAGRNAAGTNHHIAFRVKDDNVLMEYREKALSAGLSITPKINRDYFYSLYFREPGGVLFEIATDNPGFTVDEPLNELGTNLKLPVQYEGMREKIEGVLPNLS
- a CDS encoding GNAT family N-acetyltransferase, with translation MERTEIVLEGRKGEIQLFSDDQKAGKMDISVIGQKLTVYHTEVNPEYEGKGFAKILLERLVSYARENDLKIVPLCPYVHAQFKRHPEEYNDVWLKEVL